A portion of the Flavobacterium limnophilum genome contains these proteins:
- a CDS encoding helix-turn-helix domain-containing protein yields MAVEIITREDLDQFRLLLLKDITEILNSKPDHSKKWLKAKEVRELLKISPCTLQNLRINGSLTFTKIGATLYYDNTDIEKLLNKNKIAALPTLFK; encoded by the coding sequence ATGGCAGTAGAAATAATAACTCGCGAAGACCTAGATCAATTTCGCTTGCTTCTCCTAAAAGACATCACCGAAATATTAAATTCCAAACCAGATCATTCCAAAAAATGGCTCAAAGCCAAAGAAGTCCGTGAACTACTTAAAATTTCCCCATGCACACTCCAAAACCTTCGAATCAATGGATCACTGACATTCACCAAAATTGGCGCCACGCTTTACTATGACAATACCGACATCGAAAAACTGCTCAACAAAAACAAAATTGCTGCATTACCAACACTTTTCAAATAA
- a CDS encoding transcriptional regulator, translating to MNYIKHLTGFFDRVSEDWTLNPTHVSLYIALFHYWNTSRFQNPISLTRGEVMRISKISSKATYHKCIKDLNDKGYIKYEPSNNPFKGSLATLFDFSDYLKPVQKKAISPKKNLPNNELVMNKQGTSSETTTGTSNEQALVSSINNTNITNNSNVQNDLNLEEQAKNFEEINNSDLKNKNLEKEKSSAKKEKEMQEQFLFENQKSFSPAFADYNAKQTENSRQKSSTKKEKEGVPTIEEVKSYFLQQNFPELEANKFFNYFSSVGWLVGGKIPMVDWQAAAQNWLLNALKFKTYEKPPDRAKHLNTENDKDYGEPL from the coding sequence ATGAACTACATCAAACACCTAACAGGTTTCTTTGACCGGGTCTCCGAGGATTGGACACTCAATCCTACCCATGTCAGTTTATACATTGCATTATTTCATTACTGGAACACCAGCCGCTTTCAAAACCCAATTAGCTTAACACGAGGTGAAGTGATGCGAATAAGTAAAATCAGTTCAAAGGCAACCTATCACAAGTGTATTAAAGATTTAAATGACAAAGGCTATATAAAATACGAGCCTTCAAATAACCCATTCAAAGGCAGTTTGGCAACCCTTTTTGATTTCTCGGACTATCTCAAACCAGTTCAAAAAAAAGCCATCTCTCCTAAAAAAAATTTACCAAATAATGAACTAGTAATGAACAAGCAGGGGACAAGTAGTGAGACAACTACTGGTACAAGCAATGAACAAGCTCTGGTATCTTCTATAAACAATACAAACATTACAAACAATTCAAACGTTCAAAACGATTTAAACTTGGAAGAGCAAGCAAAAAATTTTGAAGAAATAAATAATTCCGATTTAAAAAACAAAAATTTAGAAAAAGAAAAAAGTTCCGCCAAAAAAGAAAAAGAAATGCAGGAACAATTTCTTTTCGAAAATCAAAAATCATTTTCTCCGGCATTCGCCGACTACAATGCGAAGCAAACAGAAAACAGTCGGCAAAAAAGTTCCACAAAAAAAGAAAAAGAGGGTGTGCCAACCATCGAAGAAGTCAAATCTTATTTCCTCCAACAAAACTTCCCCGAACTCGAAGCCAATAAATTTTTCAATTACTTCTCCAGTGTTGGCTGGTTAGTAGGCGGAAAAATCCCGATGGTCGACTGGCAGGCTGCAGCTCAAAATTGGCTGCTCAACGCTCTCAAATTCAAAACCTACGAAAAACCACCAGACCGCGCCAAACACCTCAACACCGAAAACGACAAAGACTATGGGGAACCCCTCTAA
- a CDS encoding ATPase, translating to MSQYDYLEVTLWLEKKGMEIYGNHFKILETDYAIIHKLIAYFLKDDSTCFQLNIDLNKGILLSGPVGIGKTSLMNLMKNLAPMDHKFFVKPCRDISYEFIQEGYEIIQKYSKGKLYPDPKNICFDDLGTENNIKYYGNECNVMAEILLSRYDLFIAKKIMTHITTNLSASEIETTYGNRVRSRLRSMVNLIAFDKATKDKR from the coding sequence ATGTCCCAATACGACTACCTCGAAGTAACCCTATGGCTTGAAAAAAAAGGCATGGAAATCTATGGCAACCATTTCAAGATCCTTGAAACGGATTATGCCATCATTCACAAACTCATTGCCTATTTCCTCAAAGATGATAGCACCTGTTTTCAATTAAACATCGATCTCAATAAAGGCATTCTTCTCTCGGGTCCCGTTGGTATAGGCAAAACATCCCTTATGAATCTTATGAAAAATTTGGCCCCAATGGATCACAAATTTTTCGTAAAACCCTGCCGCGACATCAGTTATGAATTTATCCAGGAAGGTTACGAAATAATCCAAAAATACAGCAAAGGAAAGCTCTATCCCGACCCCAAAAACATTTGTTTCGATGATTTGGGCACCGAAAACAACATCAAATACTACGGTAACGAATGCAATGTAATGGCCGAGATATTACTCTCCAGATACGACCTGTTCATAGCCAAGAAAATCATGACCCACATCACAACTAACCTTTCCGCTTCCGAAATAGAAACCACTTACGGCAACAGGGTTCGCTCCCGCCTCCGAAGTATGGTCAACCTAATAGCCTTCGACAAAGCCACAAAAGACAAACGCTAA